The DNA region CCCGCTTCGCGGTGGAGGGGGTAGGATGCTTGTCGGTGTGAGGCTATGCGACGAAGCGGCGGAGTTCCCTCTCCCGCGTGAGCGGGGGAGGGTTAGGGAGGGGGCACCGTCAGCCGCTGCCTCTCCATCCCGGTCGCTTAACCCCACGCCTCCACGGCGCCCCCACGCCCTCACGCCAGCAGGCGGGCGATCGGCGGGCGGCTGGGGTGGAGGACGACGCCGTCGTCGGCCGGTTCGACCTTGGCGTCGGGATAGGCCGCCAGCGCATATTGCAGGGCCTGGACGAAGCGCGGCTTGAAATGCTTCATCTGGTCGTAGCCGGCGCCGAACTGGGCATAGAGCGACGGCCATGAGATCGGCTGCGGCCGGCTCAGCGAATGCAGCCGGTAGGCCAGCCAGACATAGAGGTCGAGGCTGAGCGAACGGTCCTTCAGCTGCCGCACCGCCTCCTCCAGCAGCGGGACCGGATGGTCGCGCAGGGCCTGGAAGAAGGTTTCGTCCAGTTGGACCACGTCGTTCCACAGCGTGCCCTGGCGGTCGTCGCCGAGATCGTCGTGGAAGATCAGGCCGCGCTTGACGATGCCGCCCTTCTCGAACACGTCGGCATTCTCGCCGTCCCAGAAGAATTTCAGCGTGCAGGCGGAGATGCGCAGCGACTGCTCGCGGAAGCCGCGGAAGGTCTCGCCGCCGACGCTGATGCCCATGCGGGTCAGCCAGTCGCGCATCGAGCGGCCGAGCTCGACCTCGCGACGGCCGGTGCGCACCGCCTGGGTCTGCAGATAGATCAGGATCATCCGCGCCCGCGCGCCATAGGGCACGCCGAACAGCTTGACCTTGCCGTTCACCTTCAGCCGGCCGGGTTCGACCAGCAGCGTCACCTGATGGCCGCGCTTTTCCCAGGGGGCGTCGTCGGCCAGCTTCTTGTGCGGCAGGCTGGTCAGGCAGAAGCCGCTGTAGGTGATGCCGAGATGCTGTTTCTCGTCCGCCAGGATGTCGGCGGCGATGTCGACCAGCGTCCGCTCCTCGGGACGGACCAGGGCGCGCGCCTTGTCCCGCCCATGTTCGATCACCAGCCTGTGGATGTCGCCCATCGCCGCCTCCCACCCGGATGTTGGGGCATCCTGGTGACCGGCGGGCGGCGGAGTCAATGTGGGGTTAGGCGACCGGGCTAGTCGACGCTTAGTTGTCAGGCTTATTAGTAGAGTCGCCGCTTGTCCCCATGGGGAAAGCCCGAGTCGCGCCGCTTGTCCCCACTGATCCGCCGCTTGTCCCCAAGGGGGCGGCGGTGGATGACGGGGCGCGGTCGCTTTTCCCCACGGGCGGAATCGGGCGACTCGACGACGTTCCGGCGGCGTTTCGCAGGAACCGGGGGGAGGGGGGGTGATCGTCGAAGCGGCGGAGTTCCCTCTCCCGCGTGAGCGGGGGAGGGTTAGGGAGGGGGCATCGAAGCCGGCATGCTTCCGGTGCGGTCGCCTGACCCCACGCCCGCCCCCGGCCCCCGCCGGGCGCCTCAGTGGCTCATCAGCACCGGAACCGTCATGTGCTGCATCATGAAGCGGGTCATCCCGCCCAGCACCAGCTCGCGGAAGCGGGAGCGGCCGTAGGCGCCCATCACCAGCAGGTCGCAGCTCTCGTCGGCGACCATGTTCAGCAGGGTGTCGCCGGGCTCCACCACATCGGTGGCGACATGGGTCGCCTCGACGCGGCAGCCGTGGCGGGACAGGTGGCGGGCGATGTCGGCGCAGGGCTCGTCGCCCAGGCCGTTGGGCCCGGGCTTCGGATTGGCCGCCATCACCACGACGCGCTTGGCCGCGGCCAGCAGCGGCATGGCGTCGCCGATGGCGCGCGCCGCCTCGCGGCTGCCGTTCCAGCCCACCAGGATCCGTTCGCCGATGGTGGCGAAGCGGCCGGCATAGGGAACCACCAGCAGCGGGCGGCCGCTTTCGAACAGCAGGTCGGCCGGCTGGGCGACGGGCTGGTCGCGGTCGCGGTCGGGATCGGGCTGGCCCACCACGATCAGGTCGGCATAGCGGCCGCGCACGGCGGCGGCGATGGTCGGATCCCCCTCCACCTCCAGCCATTCCGACCGGTCGGTCAGGCCGTGGCGGCGCATGGCGTCGTCGAAGGATGCCGCCATGAGGGCGGTCTGGTCCTTGCGGGCCTGTCGGCGGCTCTCTCGCAACTCCTGCGGGAACTCCGCCTCGATATAGCCGGGAAAGGCGATGTCGGTGAAGGCATAGAGCGCAGTCAGGTGGGCATCCGTCCGTGCCGCGAGACGGGCCGCGAGGTCGAGACGGGCCGCAGAGGCGGGCATATCGTCGACGACCACCAGAAAGTCCTTGAGTGCCATGGCGTGCATCCTGCCCAGAGTTGTGATTGCTTCCATCGTCGCGCGCGATGGCTGTGCCAAGACGGCAGCGGGCGATGATGGGCGGGACGGCACCTGACGGAGCGACATCCCCACTTTCCTTGGCAGTATAAATCCTCTTGCGGTTGCGCAATCCCTTTGAATACAGGGTACAGCCATGCCGCCATCGCGTTCCTGCACTGCACACCGACGACCCGGTGGCGGACAATTGCCAAAGCATACAATCCCAGGAAGCTGCGTCTGCATGCAATGCGGTGACGGGAAACGTGAACAATCCGCTCCTGCGCGGACGACGAGACGAAATTTTGGATCGGTATCCGTATGGAAATGCAACCCGGACTTGCGTGAATACTATGTTATGCCAATGCGTCCTCGACACGCCGCCTGTAGAAACGACCAAGCTCTGTTGCCCGGGCGCGGCTTTGGTTTTGACGTATGCCCGACATTTCGCGTAAGTGTTGGATATCGATTTCCTGTTGGGTAATCCCGTCTTTCCTCGCCATGAGTATTGATCCCCGCATCTCCGCGCTGGCCGACGTGTTGTCGGGTGCCGCTTCCGGCGCTCCGGGGCTCGACGCCCTGCGTCAGATTCTTGACGCCATGACGGTGAAGGTGGCGCTGCTGGACCCGCAGCGGCGGCACATCTACGCCAACCGCGCCTATCTGGAGATGATGGGGACGACGCTGGACAAGGCGGTCGGCACCACCATCGGCGAGCATCTGGGGCCCGAGCTGCTGCGCAGCACGACGGCGATGGCCGAACGCGCGCTGTCCGGCGAGACGGTGCAGACCGAAGGCTGGATCACCCAGGCCGACGGCCAGCAGCGCTACCTGATGCGGATGCATGCCCCGCACCGGACGGCCGACGGCGCCGTCACCGGCTATTTCGTCATCCTGCAGGACATGACCGAGCGCCGGCAGGTGCAGGACGACCTCTTCCGCCTCGCCTACTACGATCCGGTGACCGGGCTCGCCAACCGCCTGATGCTGCTGAAGCACATGGCGGACTACCGCAACATGGGCGAGCCGTTCACCCTGGTCATCCTCGACATCGACCGCTTCGCCGAAATCCGCAGCAGCATGGGCCAGGGCTTCGCCAACGAGCTGCTGGACGATCTGGCGCAGCGGATGGGGGCGCAGGCCGCGGCCTTCGACCTGATCGCGCGGGTCAGCGACCACGCCTTCGCCCTGCTGGCCGGCGGCGCCTGCGACCGTCCCGCCCTGGAGGCCGCCGTCGACGCGCTGGCGGGGGTGGTTCGCTCGGCCCGCTCCAGCTCCGGCGGCACCGTGTTCCTGTCGGCCAGCATCGGCGTGGCGGTGGCGATGCCCAGCCACGAGCGGCCCGACGACGTGCTGCGCGACGCCGAGATCGCCACCGCCCGTGCCCGCGAGCAGGGCGGCGGGCGGCAGGCCTGGTTCGATCCGGCGATGCACTCCCAGGTGGTCGAGCAGGTGCGGATGGAGCATGACCTGCGCGGCGCGCTGGCCGGCGACCGCGATTTGTGGGTCGCCTACCAGCCGATCGTCGAGATGGTCACCGGCGGGCTGGCCGGGTTCGAGGCGCTGATGCGCTGGACCCATCCCGAACGCGGCAACATCCCGCCCGGCATCTTCATCCCCATCGCCGAGAGCACCGGCCTCGTGGTGTCGCTCGGCACCTGGGTCCTGCGCCGGGCCTGCCTGCAGATCGCCGAATGGCAGGAGCAGCGCGAGCCGGGCTCCGCCCCGCTGTTCATGAGCGTCAACCTGTCCTCGCACCAGCTGTCCGACCCCAATTTCGTCCAGGTCGTGCGCGACGTCCTGCGCGAGACCGGGGTGGAGCCGTCCTGGATCAAGCTGGAGCTGACGGAAAGCGCGGTGATGGACAAGGCGGAACAGTCGATCCGCCTG from Azospirillum thiophilum includes:
- a CDS encoding putative bifunctional diguanylate cyclase/phosphodiesterase, with product MSIDPRISALADVLSGAASGAPGLDALRQILDAMTVKVALLDPQRRHIYANRAYLEMMGTTLDKAVGTTIGEHLGPELLRSTTAMAERALSGETVQTEGWITQADGQQRYLMRMHAPHRTADGAVTGYFVILQDMTERRQVQDDLFRLAYYDPVTGLANRLMLLKHMADYRNMGEPFTLVILDIDRFAEIRSSMGQGFANELLDDLAQRMGAQAAAFDLIARVSDHAFALLAGGACDRPALEAAVDALAGVVRSARSSSGGTVFLSASIGVAVAMPSHERPDDVLRDAEIATARAREQGGGRQAWFDPAMHSQVVEQVRMEHDLRGALAGDRDLWVAYQPIVEMVTGGLAGFEALMRWTHPERGNIPPGIFIPIAESTGLVVSLGTWVLRRACLQIAEWQEQREPGSAPLFMSVNLSSHQLSDPNFVQVVRDVLRETGVEPSWIKLELTESAVMDKAEQSIRLLRELRALGIKLSIDDFGTGYSSLSYLHKLPIDSLKVDRSFVSAMHQSEENRAIVRIIMDLARLLGFDVIAEGIETSADANLLRALACDYGQGYHFARPLSPDDAARLVGGDLPWQMPR
- a CDS encoding universal stress protein, with protein sequence MALKDFLVVVDDMPASAARLDLAARLAARTDAHLTALYAFTDIAFPGYIEAEFPQELRESRRQARKDQTALMAASFDDAMRRHGLTDRSEWLEVEGDPTIAAAVRGRYADLIVVGQPDPDRDRDQPVAQPADLLFESGRPLLVVPYAGRFATIGERILVGWNGSREAARAIGDAMPLLAAAKRVVVMAANPKPGPNGLGDEPCADIARHLSRHGCRVEATHVATDVVEPGDTLLNMVADESCDLLVMGAYGRSRFRELVLGGMTRFMMQHMTVPVLMSH
- a CDS encoding replication protein RepA, with translation MGDIHRLVIEHGRDKARALVRPEERTLVDIAADILADEKQHLGITYSGFCLTSLPHKKLADDAPWEKRGHQVTLLVEPGRLKVNGKVKLFGVPYGARARMILIYLQTQAVRTGRREVELGRSMRDWLTRMGISVGGETFRGFREQSLRISACTLKFFWDGENADVFEKGGIVKRGLIFHDDLGDDRQGTLWNDVVQLDETFFQALRDHPVPLLEEAVRQLKDRSLSLDLYVWLAYRLHSLSRPQPISWPSLYAQFGAGYDQMKHFKPRFVQALQYALAAYPDAKVEPADDGVVLHPSRPPIARLLA